In Vitis vinifera cultivar Pinot Noir 40024 chromosome 17, ASM3070453v1, one genomic interval encodes:
- the LOC100258802 gene encoding UDP-glycosyltransferase 83A1, whose product MGRHVLVIPYPAQGHVSPLMKLAHRISDHGIKVTFVTTESIHARLMAAMPDKDEELSQMQLVSIPDPWVNKKDLVHVTNSILTVMPVHLKDLIEKVNQTNVDEQITYVVADTAVGWALEIAKKMGIEGSALWPAGPVTLAMGLHIPKLIEAGIIDSYGNPIKSELIRLSKDIPAFSSTNLSWNSTDDPTIRQISFEYAFRLSQTAKISNWLLCNSFYELDSSSFDLIPNVLTLGPLLASNRPGSSAGNLWPNDPTCISWLDKQPAESVIYVAFGSTTFFKQKQFNELALGIELVGRPFLWVVPSVAEYPNEFTQRVSEYGKIVGWADQEKVLAHPSVACFFSHCGWNSTMESLCMGVPFLCWPHTVDQLDNRFFICDIWKVGLGLDPDENGLVSRHQIKTKIENLLSDDGIKENALRLKEMARRSVCQGGSSANNFKTFIEALQN is encoded by the exons ATGGGCAGACATGTGTTGGTTATACCATATCCAGCTCAAGGACATGTTAGTCCTCTTATGAAGTTGGCACACCGGATTTCTGATCATGGGATCAAGGTCACTTTTGTTACCACGGAGTCCATACATGCAAGACTTATGGCTGCCATGCCAGACAAGGATGAAGAGCTTAGCCAGATGCAGCTAGTCTCAATCCCAGATCCATGggtaaataaaaaagatttagtTCATGTGACTAACAGTATTTTAACAGTCATGCCAGTCCATTTGAAGGACTTGATTGAGAAGGTTAACCAGACAAATGTTGATGAGCAGATCACATATGTTGTTGCTGATACAGCAGTTGGGTGGGCACTGGAGATTGCTAAGAAGATGGGAATTGAGGGATCTGCCCTTTGGCCTGCTGGACCAGTAACTCTGGCTATGGGACTTCACATTCCAAAGCTTATTGAGGCTGGAATCATAGACAGTTATG GAAAtcctataaaatctgagttgaTCCGGCTGTCGAAGGATATCCCTGCGTTTAGCAGCACCAATCTTTCATGGAACTCAACAGATGATCCAACGATTCGGCAAATTTCATTTGAATATGCTTTCAGGCTCAGCCAAACTGCTAAAATTTCCAACTGGCTTCTTTGTAACTCATTCTATGAACTTGACTCATCATCTTTTGATTTGATTCCCAACGTATTAACCCTTGGACCTTTACTTGCAAGCAATCGTCCTGGATCTTCTGCTGGAAACTTGTGGCCTAATGATCCAACTTGCATAAGCTGGCTTGATAAACAACCTGCAGAATCAGTCATTTATGTTGCCTTTGGCAGCACAACATTCTTCAAGCAGAAACAATTCAATGAACTGGCACTGGGAATTGAACTTGTAGGCCGGCCGTTTTTATGGGTTGTCCCTTCAGTTGCTGAATACCCCAATGAGTTCACACAGAGAGTATCCGAGTATGGAAAGATTGTTGGATGGGCAGACCAAGAAAAAGTGTTAGCTCATCCTTCTGTTGCATGTTTTTTTTCCCATTGTGGATGGAACTCAACCATGGAGAGCCTATGCATGGGAGTCCCTTTTCTTTGCTGGCCCCACACTGTTGATCAATTAGACAACAGGTTTTTCATTTGCGATATCTGGAAGGTTGGTTTGGGATTGGATCCAGACGAAAATGGATTGGTTTCAAGACACCAGATTAAGACCAAGATTGAAAACTTGCTTTCTGATGATggtataaaagaaaatgcacTACGGTTAAAGGAAATGGCTAGAAGAAGTGTCTGCCAAGGTGGATCTTCTGCCAATAATTTCAAAACCTTTATTGAAGCATTGCAGAATTGA